A window of the Polaribacter batillariae genome harbors these coding sequences:
- a CDS encoding protein-L-isoaspartate(D-aspartate) O-methyltransferase, with protein sequence MKDTSKHQGRRNQLANVLKAKGIVDENVLNAVRKIPRHLFIDSSFEDHAYQDKAFPIAANQTISQPYTVAFQSQTLEIKPNDKVLEIGTGSGYQTAVLLELKAEVYSIERQKELFKRTSLFLPKLGYQPKRFIFGDGYKGLKEKAPFDKIIVTAGAPFVPNPLLSQLKIGGMLLIPVGDKTQIMTLFIRKSAKEFEKHELGDFAFVPMLEEKN encoded by the coding sequence TTGAAAGACACTTCAAAACATCAAGGACGTAGAAATCAGTTAGCTAATGTGCTAAAAGCAAAAGGTATCGTGGACGAAAATGTACTCAATGCAGTGCGTAAAATTCCACGTCATTTATTTATTGATTCGAGTTTCGAAGATCATGCTTACCAAGACAAAGCATTTCCTATTGCGGCAAATCAAACCATTTCTCAACCTTATACTGTTGCTTTTCAATCGCAAACTTTAGAGATAAAACCCAATGATAAAGTGTTAGAAATAGGCACAGGTTCTGGGTATCAAACCGCAGTTTTGTTAGAGTTAAAGGCAGAAGTGTATTCTATAGAAAGACAAAAAGAGTTGTTTAAAAGAACCTCTTTATTCTTGCCTAAATTAGGTTATCAACCCAAGAGATTTATTTTTGGAGATGGTTATAAAGGTTTAAAAGAAAAAGCACCTTTCGATAAAATAATTGTAACTGCTGGTGCACCTTTTGTTCCTAATCCGTTATTGTCGCAACTTAAAATAGGAGGTATGTTGTTAATTCCTGTGGGCGATAAAACACAAATAATGACGCTTTTTATCAGAAAATCTGCCAAAGAATTCGAAAAACACGAGTTGGGTGATTTTGCTTTTGTACCCATGTTAGAAGAAAAAAACTAA
- a CDS encoding Gfo/Idh/MocA family protein: MLKAGVLGAGHLGKIHLRLLQQSEKYELVGFYDSFTVNAQKVAKEFGYKLFDSMESLMDAVEIVDIVTPTLSHFECAKMAIEKGCHVFVEKPIAKTVLEAEAIKTLASQNHVQGQVGHVERFNPAFTAVRDKINNPMFIETHRLAEFNPRGTDVPVVLDLMIHDIDIILSVVNSKVKNVHASGISVISETPDIANARIEFENGCVANLTASRISMKNMRKSRFFQKDAYISVDFLEKVSEVVRMKDVPENPDEFAMVLQNAEGVKKQIYFDNPEVKPNNAILDELESFANAIENGTKPVVSLHAGTEALRVAQMVIDCF; the protein is encoded by the coding sequence ATGCTAAAAGCTGGAGTTTTAGGTGCTGGACATCTGGGGAAAATTCATTTACGTTTATTACAACAATCAGAAAAATACGAATTGGTTGGTTTTTATGATTCGTTTACAGTAAATGCACAAAAAGTAGCCAAAGAATTTGGTTACAAATTGTTCGACTCTATGGAAAGTCTAATGGATGCTGTAGAAATTGTAGATATTGTAACTCCGACTTTGTCTCATTTCGAATGTGCAAAAATGGCGATTGAAAAAGGCTGCCATGTTTTTGTTGAAAAACCAATTGCCAAAACTGTTTTAGAAGCAGAAGCTATAAAAACACTGGCAAGCCAAAATCATGTACAAGGCCAAGTAGGTCACGTAGAGCGTTTTAACCCTGCTTTTACAGCGGTTAGAGATAAAATAAACAACCCAATGTTTATTGAAACGCACAGATTGGCAGAATTTAACCCAAGAGGAACAGATGTGCCTGTGGTGTTAGATTTAATGATACATGATATTGATATTATTCTCTCTGTGGTAAATTCTAAAGTAAAAAATGTACATGCAAGTGGCATCTCTGTAATTTCTGAAACACCAGACATTGCCAATGCAAGAATTGAGTTCGAAAATGGTTGTGTTGCTAATTTAACTGCCAGTAGAATTTCGATGAAAAATATGCGTAAATCAAGATTTTTTCAGAAAGATGCCTATATTTCTGTAGATTTTTTAGAGAAAGTTTCAGAAGTGGTTCGAATGAAAGATGTTCCTGAAAATCCAGATGAATTTGCCATGGTTCTTCAAAATGCAGAAGGTGTAAAAAAACAAATTTATTTTGATAATCCAGAAGTTAAACCAAATAATGCCATTTTAGACGAGTTAGAATCTTTTGCTAATGCGATTGAAAACGGAACAAAACCTGTAGTTTCTTTACACGCAGGAACTGAGGCTTTACGTGTTGCTCAAATGGTAATTGATTGTTTTTAG
- a CDS encoding 3-hydroxyacyl-CoA dehydrogenase family protein has translation MKNIAVIGAGTMGNGIAHTFAQFNYKVHLIDVSQEALDKGMATISKNLDRMVAKEKIAEADKIQTLANISTFTSIKNATQNVDLVVEAATENLALKSKIFKELDEVCNENTILATNTSSISITQIAAVTNRPEKVIGMHFMNPVPIMKLVEIIRGYNTSNKVTNTIVDLSKKVNKIPVEVNDYPGFVANRILMPMINESIETLYNQVAGVKEIDTVMMLGMAHPMGPLQLADFIGLDVCLSILNVMHDGFKNPKYAPCPLLVNMVMAGKLGVKSGEGFYDYSESKKAETVAKMFR, from the coding sequence ATGAAAAACATAGCAGTAATTGGTGCTGGAACCATGGGAAATGGAATCGCACATACATTTGCACAATTCAATTACAAGGTACATTTAATCGATGTTTCGCAAGAAGCTTTGGATAAAGGAATGGCTACAATTTCTAAAAATTTAGACAGAATGGTTGCCAAAGAAAAAATTGCTGAAGCCGATAAAATACAAACTTTAGCAAACATATCTACTTTTACATCTATAAAAAATGCTACACAAAATGTTGATTTAGTAGTGGAAGCCGCTACAGAAAACCTTGCTTTAAAATCGAAAATATTTAAAGAATTAGATGAAGTTTGTAACGAAAACACCATTTTGGCCACCAATACATCTTCAATATCTATTACACAAATTGCAGCGGTTACTAATAGACCCGAAAAAGTAATTGGAATGCATTTTATGAATCCTGTGCCAATAATGAAATTGGTAGAGATTATTAGAGGTTATAATACTTCTAATAAGGTGACGAATACAATTGTAGATTTGTCTAAAAAAGTAAATAAAATTCCGGTAGAAGTAAATGATTACCCAGGTTTTGTCGCTAACAGAATTTTAATGCCAATGATTAACGAATCTATTGAAACCTTATACAACCAAGTTGCTGGCGTAAAAGAAATCGACACAGTTATGATGTTGGGAATGGCGCATCCAATGGGACCTTTGCAATTGGCAGATTTTATTGGTTTAGATGTGTGTTTGTCTATTTTAAATGTAATGCACGATGGTTTTAAAAACCCTAAATATGCACCTTGTCCGTTGTTAGTAAATATGGTAATGGCCGGAAAATTAGGTGTAAAATCTGGAGAAGGTTTTTACGATTATTCCGAAAGTAAAAAAGCGGAAACTGTTGCAAAAATGTTTCGTTAA
- a CDS encoding acyloxyacyl hydrolase: MHKKHLFLFLFCIVFKTVSQEVKRGVLFPEKVGFLYNNANEKNFLFDDKDYSYSTNTYKLQLFYSLGKWKFFDFELIVQPQYQVLRHQLQNEFFVLPTEENFEAKIAEFTTPKTMHLYAFELGFLVKKKVFKKLDFQLTIGLGIGTINTRTERLAKGFTFIENGSLGFSYKTSTKTFLYVGSNIGHVSNFDTQLPNNGYNIVGFEIGFAYSLQ; encoded by the coding sequence ATGCATAAAAAACACCTCTTTTTGTTTCTTTTCTGCATTGTTTTTAAAACGGTTAGTCAGGAAGTAAAAAGAGGAGTTCTTTTTCCTGAAAAAGTAGGTTTTTTGTACAATAATGCGAATGAAAAAAACTTTTTGTTTGATGATAAAGACTACTCTTACAGCACAAATACATACAAACTTCAATTATTTTATAGTCTAGGAAAATGGAAATTTTTCGATTTTGAATTGATTGTACAACCTCAGTACCAAGTTTTAAGACATCAATTACAAAACGAGTTTTTTGTTTTACCAACAGAAGAAAATTTTGAAGCTAAAATAGCTGAATTTACAACCCCAAAAACAATGCACTTATATGCTTTTGAGCTGGGTTTTCTAGTAAAGAAAAAAGTCTTTAAAAAATTAGATTTTCAATTAACAATAGGTTTGGGCATTGGCACAATTAATACCAGAACAGAGCGTTTGGCAAAAGGGTTTACTTTTATTGAAAATGGTTCTTTGGGTTTTTCTTACAAAACCTCTACAAAAACATTTTTATATGTAGGAAGCAATATTGGGCACGTTTCTAATTTCGATACGCAACTACCAAATAACGGCTATAATATTGTAGGTTTCGAAATTGGTTTTGCCTATAGTTTACAGTAA
- a CDS encoding Dps family protein — MSKSILGLDKKESENLVDKLNGLLSNFQIYYQNLRGLHWNIKGKNFFELHVKFEEFYTDSQVKIDDLAERILTLQGKPLHTFTDYINNSSVPVGKDISNDVEAVKLVVNSLSELLKIEREILDLSDEANDEGTNSMMSDFIAEQEKTIWMLNSWLGK, encoded by the coding sequence ATGAGCAAATCGATATTAGGATTAGACAAAAAAGAAAGCGAAAATTTAGTAGATAAATTAAATGGTTTATTATCGAATTTTCAAATATACTACCAGAATTTAAGAGGATTACACTGGAATATTAAAGGTAAAAACTTCTTTGAATTGCATGTAAAGTTTGAAGAATTTTATACAGATTCTCAAGTAAAAATAGACGATCTCGCAGAACGTATTTTAACCTTACAAGGCAAACCATTGCATACTTTTACAGATTATATAAACAATTCTTCTGTACCAGTAGGAAAAGATATTTCGAACGATGTAGAGGCTGTAAAGTTGGTAGTAAATTCGTTATCTGAATTATTAAAAATCGAAAGAGAAATCTTAGATTTATCTGATGAAGCAAACGACGAAGGAACAAACTCTATGATGAGCGATTTTATAGCAGAACAAGAAAAAACAATTTGGATGCTAAATTCTTGGTTAGGAAAATAA
- a CDS encoding hydrogen peroxide-inducible genes activator, translating into MTITQLKYVLSVSEYQNFTVAAEHSFVTQPTLSMQIQKLEEELGVKVFNRSKKPIELTEVGKKIVEQAKVIVDESNRILDIVHQQKGFIGGEFKLGIIPTIMPTLLPMFLNNFTKKYPKVKLIIEELTTEEIIRKLTDGHIDAAIAATPLENEAIKEKPLYYEPFVGLVPQNHRLFNEKVINPEELEMDDILLLEDGHCFKESVINLCRTFKTDNKKSFQLASGSFDTLIKLTKEGLGMTLLPYLHTLDLNDADKSHLREFTNPPPAREVSLIYHKSQLKMQLIEALKNTIDGVVRGAISFSDVKIISPLNKK; encoded by the coding sequence ATGACAATTACCCAATTAAAATACGTTTTATCGGTATCTGAATATCAAAATTTTACAGTTGCAGCAGAGCACAGTTTTGTTACTCAACCTACTTTAAGCATGCAAATTCAAAAATTAGAAGAAGAACTTGGTGTAAAAGTATTTAATCGTTCTAAAAAACCAATTGAACTGACAGAAGTTGGTAAAAAAATTGTAGAACAAGCAAAAGTAATTGTAGATGAAAGCAATAGAATTTTAGATATTGTACATCAACAAAAAGGATTTATTGGAGGTGAATTTAAATTAGGAATTATTCCGACGATAATGCCTACTTTATTACCTATGTTTTTGAATAATTTTACCAAAAAATATCCAAAAGTAAAATTAATTATTGAAGAATTAACTACAGAAGAAATTATTAGAAAGTTAACAGATGGCCATATAGATGCTGCAATCGCTGCAACTCCTTTAGAGAATGAAGCCATTAAAGAAAAACCTTTGTATTACGAACCTTTTGTTGGTTTAGTTCCGCAAAATCATCGTCTTTTTAACGAAAAAGTAATCAACCCAGAAGAATTGGAAATGGACGATATTTTGCTTTTAGAGGACGGGCATTGTTTTAAAGAAAGCGTAATTAATTTATGCAGAACTTTTAAAACGGATAATAAAAAGTCGTTTCAATTGGCAAGTGGAAGTTTTGATACTTTAATAAAATTAACCAAAGAAGGTTTAGGAATGACACTGCTACCTTATTTACATACTTTAGATTTGAATGATGCAGATAAATCTCATTTACGTGAATTTACAAACCCACCTCCAGCTAGAGAAGTGAGTTTAATTTACCACAAATCTCAACTAAAAATGCAATTAATTGAAGCTTTAAAAAATACCATAGATGGTGTGGTAAGAGGTGCCATTTCGTTTTCTGATGTAAAAATTATTAGTCCTTTAAATAAAAAATAA
- the leuB gene encoding 3-isopropylmalate dehydrogenase, translating into MKLNIALLAGDGIGPEVIEQAVKVSDAIAKKFNHEINWKPALTGAAAIDAVGEPYPDETHEICASSDAVLFGAIGHPRFDNDPSAKVRPEQGLLKMRKKLGLFANVRPTFTFPSLLDKSPLKRERIEGTDLVFLRELTGGIYFGEKGRRDEGETAFDNCVYTRAEVQRLAKKGFELAMTRNKKLCCVDKANVLETSRLWRETVQAMEKDYPEVEVSYEFVDAVAMRLVQWPNSYDVLITENLFGDILTDEASVISGSMGLMPSASLGADIGLFEPIHGSYPQATGLNIANPMATVLSAAMMFENFGLQEEGKAIREAVNKALNKGIVTEDLADGGTSYGTSEVGDWLAENI; encoded by the coding sequence ATGAAATTAAACATCGCATTATTAGCAGGAGATGGAATTGGACCAGAAGTAATAGAACAAGCCGTAAAAGTGTCGGACGCCATTGCTAAAAAGTTCAATCACGAAATTAATTGGAAACCAGCATTAACAGGAGCCGCAGCAATTGATGCAGTTGGAGAACCTTATCCAGATGAAACCCACGAAATTTGTGCCTCTTCAGATGCTGTGTTGTTTGGTGCCATTGGGCATCCACGTTTCGATAACGACCCTTCAGCAAAAGTTCGCCCAGAACAAGGTTTGTTAAAAATGCGTAAGAAATTAGGGTTATTCGCCAATGTAAGACCCACATTTACATTTCCTTCTTTATTAGATAAATCTCCTTTAAAAAGAGAAAGAATCGAAGGTACAGATTTGGTTTTTTTACGTGAATTAACAGGCGGAATTTATTTTGGAGAAAAAGGAAGAAGAGACGAAGGAGAAACGGCTTTCGATAACTGTGTTTACACGAGAGCAGAAGTACAAAGATTGGCCAAAAAAGGTTTTGAATTGGCAATGACCCGTAATAAAAAATTGTGTTGTGTAGATAAGGCAAACGTGTTAGAAACTTCAAGATTATGGAGAGAAACTGTACAAGCAATGGAAAAAGACTATCCAGAAGTTGAGGTAAGTTATGAGTTTGTAGATGCGGTTGCCATGCGTTTGGTACAATGGCCCAATAGTTACGATGTTTTAATTACCGAGAATTTATTCGGAGATATTTTAACAGATGAAGCCTCTGTAATTTCTGGTTCTATGGGATTAATGCCAAGTGCTTCTTTAGGAGCAGATATTGGTTTGTTTGAGCCAATTCACGGTTCCTATCCACAGGCAACAGGTTTAAATATTGCAAATCCAATGGCAACAGTTTTATCGGCAGCAATGATGTTCGAGAACTTTGGTTTACAAGAAGAAGGAAAAGCAATTAGAGAAGCTGTAAATAAAGCTTTAAATAAAGGCATTGTAACAGAAGACTTAGCAGATGGAGGTACATCTTACGGAACAAGCGAAGTAGGCGACTGGTTGGCAGAGAATATATAA
- a CDS encoding alpha-isopropylmalate synthase regulatory domain-containing protein, with translation MIQRKIEIMDTTLRDGEQTSGVSFSVSEKLTIAKLLLEELKVDRIEIASARVSKGELEAVQKITSWASSTNQLEKIEVLTFVDAGKSIDWMLASGAKVQNLLTKGSLNHLTHQLKKTPKQHFADIKATIELAAKHHIKTNVYLEDWSNGMRNSKAYVFKYLDFLTTQNIERILLPDTLGILTPKETFTFIAEVRQKYPNTHFDFHGHNDYDLGVANVMEAVKAGANGLHLTINGMGERAGNAPLASVIAVINDFLKEVEVAVNETALNKVSKLVETFSGFRIPVNKPVVGANVFTQTAGIHADGDHKNNLYFNDLMPERFGRKRKYALGKTSGKANIQKNLQDLGISLNDDELKKVTQRIIELGDKKEVVSQDDLPYIISDVLDSDTIEKRVVVENYVLGHAKGMKPSTTLQLIVEGVRYEAHAQGDGQFDAFMNALKKLYKTHSKKELPSLIDYAVRIPPGSHSDALCETIITWKREKNEFITRGLDSDQTVSAIKATEKMLNII, from the coding sequence ATGATCCAAAGAAAAATAGAAATAATGGATACGACACTGCGTGATGGCGAACAAACATCAGGAGTGTCGTTTTCGGTTTCAGAAAAACTAACCATTGCAAAATTATTGTTAGAAGAATTAAAGGTAGATCGCATAGAAATTGCATCTGCCAGAGTTTCTAAAGGAGAATTAGAGGCCGTTCAAAAAATTACTTCTTGGGCTTCTTCTACCAATCAATTAGAAAAAATAGAAGTTTTAACCTTTGTTGATGCCGGAAAATCGATTGATTGGATGCTAGCATCTGGAGCAAAAGTTCAGAATTTATTAACCAAAGGTTCTTTAAATCATCTAACACATCAACTTAAAAAAACACCAAAACAACATTTTGCAGATATTAAAGCAACCATTGAGTTAGCTGCAAAACACCATATTAAAACCAATGTGTATTTAGAAGATTGGTCTAATGGAATGCGAAATTCTAAAGCCTATGTTTTTAAGTATTTAGATTTTTTAACAACTCAAAACATCGAGCGGATTTTACTGCCAGATACCTTAGGGATTTTAACTCCAAAAGAAACATTTACATTTATTGCTGAAGTTCGCCAAAAGTACCCAAATACACATTTCGACTTTCACGGTCATAACGATTACGATTTAGGCGTTGCTAATGTTATGGAAGCTGTAAAAGCTGGTGCAAACGGATTGCATTTAACCATAAATGGTATGGGAGAACGTGCAGGAAATGCACCTTTGGCAAGTGTAATTGCTGTTATTAACGACTTTTTAAAAGAGGTTGAAGTAGCTGTAAACGAAACTGCTTTGAATAAAGTAAGCAAATTGGTAGAAACCTTTTCAGGATTTAGAATTCCTGTAAATAAACCGGTTGTGGGTGCGAATGTGTTTACACAAACAGCTGGAATTCATGCAGATGGAGATCATAAAAACAATTTGTATTTTAACGATTTAATGCCAGAACGTTTTGGTAGAAAACGTAAATATGCCTTAGGAAAAACATCTGGGAAAGCAAATATTCAAAAGAATTTACAAGATTTAGGCATCAGCTTAAATGATGATGAGCTAAAGAAAGTTACCCAAAGAATTATAGAATTAGGAGATAAAAAAGAAGTGGTTTCCCAAGACGATTTACCTTACATTATTTCTGATGTTTTAGATTCTGATACCATTGAAAAACGTGTAGTTGTAGAAAATTATGTTTTAGGACACGCAAAAGGAATGAAACCCTCTACCACTTTACAGTTAATTGTAGAAGGAGTTCGTTACGAAGCACACGCACAAGGAGATGGACAATTTGATGCATTTATGAATGCGTTAAAGAAATTATACAAAACACATAGTAAAAAAGAATTACCGAGTTTAATCGATTATGCAGTTAGAATTCCTCCAGGAAGTCATTCTGATGCATTGTGTGAAACCATTATTACTTGGAAAAGAGAAAAAAACGAATTTATAACCCGTGGTTTAGATTCAGATCAAACAGTATCTGCAATTAAAGCCACAGAAAAAATGTTGAATATAATTTAG
- the leuD gene encoding 3-isopropylmalate dehydratase small subunit: protein MAYDKFKVLTSTAYPLPIENVDTDQIIPARFLKATERKDFDKNFFRDWRYNQDGTPKADFPLNKEIYAGSKILVGGRNFGSGSSREHAAWSVYDFGLRCVISSEFADIFKGNCLNVGVLPVQVSPEFADKLFDAIMANPKTEIKVDLPNQKVTLLATGESESFEINEYKKDNMLNGFDDIDYLKNIENEIAAFAETRPF from the coding sequence ATGGCTTACGATAAATTTAAAGTATTAACAAGTACAGCATATCCATTACCAATCGAAAATGTAGATACCGATCAAATCATACCTGCTCGTTTTTTAAAAGCAACAGAGCGTAAAGATTTCGATAAAAACTTTTTTCGTGATTGGAGATACAATCAAGATGGAACACCAAAAGCAGATTTTCCTTTAAACAAAGAAATTTACGCAGGTTCTAAAATCTTAGTAGGAGGTAGAAATTTTGGTTCTGGTTCTTCTAGAGAGCACGCGGCTTGGTCTGTGTACGATTTTGGTTTACGTTGTGTAATTTCTTCTGAATTTGCAGATATTTTTAAAGGAAATTGTTTAAATGTAGGAGTTTTACCTGTACAAGTTTCTCCAGAATTTGCAGACAAACTGTTTGATGCAATTATGGCAAATCCAAAAACGGAAATCAAAGTAGATTTACCAAACCAAAAAGTAACATTACTTGCCACTGGCGAAAGCGAATCTTTTGAGATTAACGAATACAAAAAAGACAATATGTTAAATGGTTTCGATGATATAGATTATTTAAAAAACATCGAAAACGAAATTGCTGCATTTGCTGAAACTAGACCGTTTTAG
- the leuC gene encoding 3-isopropylmalate dehydratase large subunit, giving the protein MAKTLFDKVWDSHVVRSVKDGPDVFFIDRHFIHEVTSPVAFLGLESRGNRVVYPERTFATADHNTPTINQHLPVEDPLSANQLDALENNAKKHGISHWGLGNKNNGIVHVVGPENGITLPGATIVCGDSHTSTHGAFGAIAFGIGTSEVEMVLSTQCIMQPKPKKMRINVNGKLGLGVTPKDVALYIISKQTTSGATGYFVEYAGDVFKDMTMEGRMTVCNLSIEMGARGGMIAPDAKTFEYIKGRSLTPKGADWDKAMKYWETLYTEEDAEFDAEFNYEASDIEPMITYGTNPGMGMGVTKSIPIVANVKGGAETYKKSLGYMSFSEGDAMIGKPIDFVFLGSCTNGRIEDFRAFCSIVEGRKKADNVTAWLVPGSHKVVDQIKAEGLDKIIDDAGFELREPGCSACLAMNDDKIPAGKLSVSTSNRNFEGRQGPGSRTLLASPLVAAASAVEGVVTDPRTLLVS; this is encoded by the coding sequence ATGGCAAAAACATTATTTGACAAAGTATGGGACTCGCATGTAGTTCGTAGTGTAAAAGACGGACCAGATGTGTTTTTTATCGATCGTCATTTTATCCACGAAGTTACCAGTCCTGTTGCGTTTTTAGGGTTAGAAAGTAGAGGAAATCGCGTTGTGTATCCAGAGCGTACTTTTGCAACGGCAGATCATAACACACCAACCATAAACCAACATTTACCAGTAGAAGATCCATTATCTGCCAATCAATTAGATGCATTAGAAAACAATGCCAAAAAGCACGGAATTTCTCACTGGGGGTTGGGTAATAAAAACAACGGAATTGTGCATGTTGTAGGGCCAGAAAACGGAATTACTTTACCAGGAGCAACCATTGTTTGTGGAGATTCTCACACATCTACTCATGGAGCCTTTGGTGCTATTGCCTTTGGTATTGGAACTTCGGAAGTAGAAATGGTACTATCTACACAGTGTATTATGCAACCAAAACCTAAAAAAATGCGTATCAACGTAAATGGTAAATTAGGTTTGGGAGTTACCCCCAAAGATGTTGCTTTGTACATTATTTCTAAACAAACAACCTCTGGTGCTACAGGTTATTTTGTAGAATATGCTGGTGACGTGTTTAAAGATATGACTATGGAAGGAAGAATGACCGTTTGTAATTTATCTATAGAAATGGGTGCCAGAGGAGGTATGATTGCGCCAGATGCAAAAACATTCGAATATATCAAAGGACGTTCTTTAACTCCAAAAGGAGCAGATTGGGATAAGGCCATGAAATATTGGGAAACTTTATATACAGAAGAAGATGCAGAGTTTGACGCAGAATTTAATTATGAAGCCTCAGATATAGAACCAATGATTACCTATGGTACCAATCCAGGAATGGGAATGGGAGTAACAAAATCGATTCCAATAGTAGCAAATGTTAAAGGTGGCGCAGAAACTTACAAGAAATCTTTAGGATATATGTCTTTTAGCGAAGGCGATGCTATGATTGGAAAACCCATTGATTTCGTCTTTTTAGGTTCTTGTACAAATGGTAGAATCGAAGATTTTAGAGCCTTTTGTTCGATTGTAGAAGGAAGAAAAAAGGCAGATAACGTTACAGCTTGGTTAGTTCCTGGTTCACACAAAGTAGTAGATCAAATAAAAGCAGAAGGATTAGATAAAATTATTGATGATGCAGGTTTCGAATTAAGAGAACCAGGTTGTTCTGCTTGTTTGGCGATGAATGATGATAAAATTCCTGCAGGAAAATTATCTGTTTCTACATCCAACAGAAATTTCGAAGGACGTCAAGGACCAGGTTCTAGAACCTTATTAGCAAGTCCGCTTGTGGCTGCAGCATCTGCAGTGGAAGGTGTGGTTACAGATCCAAGAACGCTACTTGTTAGTTAG
- a CDS encoding tetratricopeptide repeat protein, producing the protein MKTYIYPLFLFLLCIGCTSQKNSEDFINATEGRYLFNDNEVIEIYFKDQILHAKWRGNDDIELLKVNDSAFYMKELNEKMIFVSLPEMHIELAPKKEHDGIIYHFKKLSKNEKTPNEYFEADAYDKALEAFLKIKQQDSLSPVISERRINSMGYRFLREKKAEKAIEIFKINMALHPKSSNVYDSTADAYLILGDTIKAREYYKKALAINPENRHAKRAYTKLIEKK; encoded by the coding sequence ATGAAAACTTATATTTACCCATTATTTCTTTTTCTCTTATGTATTGGCTGTACTTCGCAAAAAAATTCTGAAGATTTTATAAATGCCACTGAAGGTCGTTATTTATTTAACGATAACGAAGTGATTGAAATTTATTTTAAAGATCAAATTTTACATGCAAAATGGCGTGGTAATGATGATATTGAATTGTTGAAAGTAAACGACAGTGCATTCTATATGAAGGAGTTAAATGAAAAAATGATATTTGTAAGCTTACCGGAAATGCATATTGAGTTGGCCCCCAAAAAAGAACATGATGGTATTATTTATCATTTTAAAAAACTAAGTAAAAACGAAAAAACTCCAAATGAATATTTTGAAGCAGATGCCTATGACAAAGCTTTAGAGGCCTTTTTAAAAATTAAACAACAAGACTCATTAAGTCCAGTGATTAGTGAAAGAAGAATTAACTCTATGGGATACCGATTTTTAAGGGAGAAAAAAGCTGAAAAAGCAATAGAAATTTTTAAAATAAATATGGCTTTGCATCCTAAAAGTTCAAATGTTTATGATAGTACTGCTGATGCTTATTTAATATTAGGAGATACCATAAAGGCAAGAGAATATTACAAAAAAGCGCTAGCTATAAATCCAGAAAATAGACATGCTAAAAGAGCTTATACCAAGTTAATAGAAAAAAAATAA
- a CDS encoding YfiT family bacillithiol transferase: MGKTIIPKEISKRNIEEWISVLEKFPQELEFLIKNLSENQLDTPYRENGWTIRQVIHHCYDSHHNSYTRFKWALTEEEPVIKAYFEERWAELSDSKSAPIFLSIDALKTLHAKWVYLLKNVSDKDLAKKFIHPSNDKKTSLKENICIYAWHCNHHFAHIEQLLIRKGWKV, from the coding sequence ATTGGAAAAACTATTATTCCTAAAGAAATTTCCAAAAGAAATATTGAAGAATGGATTTCTGTCTTAGAAAAATTTCCTCAAGAACTTGAGTTTTTAATCAAAAATCTTTCTGAAAATCAGCTAGATACTCCTTATAGAGAAAATGGCTGGACAATAAGGCAAGTTATACATCATTGTTATGACAGCCATCATAATTCGTACACTCGTTTTAAATGGGCTTTAACTGAAGAGGAACCTGTTATAAAAGCTTATTTTGAAGAACGTTGGGCAGAATTATCTGATTCTAAATCTGCACCTATCTTTTTATCTATTGATGCTTTAAAAACATTACATGCAAAATGGGTTTATTTGCTAAAAAACGTATCTGATAAAGATTTGGCTAAAAAATTCATACACCCTTCAAACGATAAAAAAACGAGCTTAAAAGAAAATATTTGTATTTATGCTTGGCATTGCAATCATCATTTTGCGCATATTGAGCAATTATTAATTCGAAAAGGCTGGAAAGTTTAG